A genomic region of Miscanthus floridulus cultivar M001 chromosome 3, ASM1932011v1, whole genome shotgun sequence contains the following coding sequences:
- the LOC136544008 gene encoding uncharacterized protein, with translation MYFDGTLNINGASASILFIMPTKEKLRYVLRIHFLASNNAAEYEACLHRPRIAVELSVKCLMVYGDSVLVVNQLNKDWSCSSKKMDAYCTEIRKLEGKFYGIECHHVVHDQNQLADHLSKLGSSLP, from the coding sequence atgtacttcgacggcaccctcaacatcaatggtgctagtgcgagcattctgttcattatgccGACCAAGGAAAAGCTCAGATACGTCCTTCGGATacattttctggcctccaacaacgccgctgaatatgaagcatgtctccacagaccccgtatagccgttgagctcagcgtcaaatgcctcatggtatacggggactccgtgCTAGTcgtcaaccagctcaacaaagattggtcctgctcaagcaagaagatggatgcatactgcaccgaaattaggaagcttgaagggaagttctacggtatcgagtgtCACCACGTGGTAcacgatcaaaatcagctcgccgaccacctatccaagttaggctcctctctgCCATGA